A genomic region of Candidozyma auris chromosome 5, complete sequence contains the following coding sequences:
- a CDS encoding mitochondrial 37S ribosomal protein PET123 encodes MHPTSVSLGKGALKYGGKSGILPKLRPIFKNPITPPPEYVKKQEAKLEQGYAEGVPTPKINGRRVARQPAPKQIIPVEEVIKRRIELKTPDVDPSKLQGDELWAYKRDQIRKEHLRDAYLTEARRLERLEKLKARKHELEEKHKAEDKVHEDSEATKLTLPTIDSYLKGPIMRPRTPEEKAINEEQRALNRRLSELKIKEQKANELLELYHASANFITTEEELEEAVREAFEVKVGQFESNERLVEDKLFGYSNAYANSKINERMIKDAAFGEIDGQPGLETVKDTLSGENEKLRRDAQAELNKDA; translated from the coding sequence ATGCATCCTACATCAGTAAGCTTGGGCAAGGGCGCCCTTAAATACGGTGGCAAGTCAGGTATCTTGCCGAAATTGAGGCCCATTTTCAAGAACCCCATCACACCTCCACCGGAGTATGTGAAAAAGCAAGAGGCTAAACTAGAACAAGGTTATGCTGAAGGAGTGCCTACCCCTAAAATTAACGGTCGTCGTGTTGCCCGTCAGCCTGCCCCAAAGCAGATCATCCCAGTTGAGGAGGTtatcaagagaagaatcGAGTTGAAGACTCCAGATGTGGACCCCAGTAAGCTACAAGGCGATGAGTTGTGGGCGTACAAGAGAGATCAGATCAGAAAAGAGCATTTAAGGGATGCGTATTTGACTGAGGCGAGAAGACTCGAGAGGCTagaaaagctcaaggcaagaaagcacgaattggaggagaagcatAAGGCCGAGGATAAGGTGCACGAAGATAGTGAGGCTACCAAGTTGACGTTACCCACGATAGACTCGTATCTCAAGGGACCAATTATGAGGCCCAGAACTccagaagagaaagccaTCAACGAAGAGCAAAGAGCGTTGAACAGAAGGTTActggagttgaagatcaaggaacAGAAGGCCAACGAGTTGTTAGAGTTGTACCATGCGTCCgccaacttcatcaccaccgAAGAAGAGTTGGAGGAGGCTGTCAGAGAAGCATTTGAGGTGAAGGTTGGTCAGTTCGAGAGCAACGAGAGATTAGTGGAGGACAAGCTCTTCGGGTACAGCAATGCATACGCCAACTCGAAGATCAACGAGAGAATGATCAAGGATGCTGCATTTGGTGAGATTGATGGCCAGCCCGGTCTTGAGACAGTAAAGGATACATTGAGCGGAGAGAACGAGAAGCTTCGGAGAGATGCCCAAGCGGAGCTCAACAAGGATGCGTGA
- the PRP3 gene encoding U4/U6-U5 snRNP complex subunit PRP3, with amino-acid sequence MSGNKAGNWRDKLPKGKRRLDFDDEPAPPKKAPPKTQSASQSKQPSGGLNVEVHPLLRDLASVPQAQKGPGKRKARSVFDPAALNPYLNQSDVRAPLHRPRPLQLNPQGKYIAQGEQLREKLKKEKEEEEHRRRLREKNLLPDESIGEHLYQRQFPPLIEWWDRPYLQTRSYDDFKGEFVLDNEEAPVSIYIQHPMTVSNERHEVEPGLFLTKKELKRKRRNERLARHQEKQDRIRLGLDPPPPPKVKLSNLMNVLTNEAIKDPTGVEMKVRQQVEERYKQHMKTNEERRLTPEQRHEKAKQRLERDLDRGIFTTVYRVDSLDNKQHQFKVDINAKQMELHGVMLFNPRFNLVIVEGGEKAIKFYKRLMTARIDWNVKSQTEGSPDSQPISQPSKNSCTIVWEGQIKQLSFKKWSRMYTSTDNEAIDLLARFGADNYWREAAAM; translated from the coding sequence ATGTCAGGGAACAAAGCTGGCAATTGGCGAGACAAGCTACCGAAAGGGAAGCGTCGCTTGGACTTTGACGATGAGCCTGCTCCACCGAAAAAAGCGCCACCAAAAACCCAATCTGCATCACAGTCAAAACAACCTTCGGGAGGGCTCAATGTTGAAGTTCACCCTCTTCTACGAGACCTAGCATCGGTGCCACAGGCACAAAAGGGCCCAGGAAAACGCAAGGCTCGAAGTGTTTTTGATCCTGCGGCGTTGAATCCATACCTCAACCAGAGTGACGTGAGAGCACCCTTACACAGACCGAGGCCCCTCCAATTGAATCCTCAGGGAAAATACATTGCCCAGGGGGAACAGCTCAgagaaaagctcaaaaaggagaaagaggaagaggagcaTAGACGAAGACTTAGAGAAAAAAACCTACTTCCCGACGAAAGTATTGGAGAACATCTATACCAGCGCCAGTTCCCTCCCCTCATAGAATGGTGGGACAGACCGTACCTTCAGACACGGCTGTATGACGATTTCAAGGGCGAATTTGTGCTAGACAACGAGGAGGCGCCCGTTTCAATTTATATCCAGCATCCAATGACCGTGCTGAACGAACGCCATGAGGTGGAACCAGGGTTGTTCCTCACGAAGAAGGAACTCAAAcggaaaagaagaaatgagCGTCTTGCCCGACACCAGGAGAAACAGGATCGTATCAGACTTGGGCTTGACCCGCCACCGCCACCGAAAGTTAAGCTTTCTAACTTGATGAACGTACTCACTAAcgaggccatcaaggacCCTACAGGCGTGGAAATGAAGGTGCGTCAGCAGGTGGAGGAACGGTACAAGCAGCACATGAAAACGAACGAGGAGCGGCGTCTCACGCCCGAACAGCGGCACGAGAAAGCGAAGCAACGGCTCGAGCGGGACTTGGACCGAGGAATCTTCACCACAGTGTATCGGGTGGACTCTCTAGATAATAAGCAGCACCAGTTCAAGGTGGATATCAACGCCAAGCAGATGGAGCTTCATGGTGTGATGCTCTTCAATCCTAGATTTAACTTGGTCATTGTTGAGGGAGGAGAAAAGGCCATCAAGTTTTACAAAAGGTTGATGACCGCCAGAATCGACTGGAACGTGAAGAGCCAGACAGAGGGTTCCCCagattcgcagccaatcCTGCAACCATCCAAAAACTCATGTACTATAGTGTGGGAGGGCCAGATCAAGCAgctttccttcaaaaagtggctgcgaatgTACACGTCTACAGACAATGAAGCCATTGACTTGCTAGCACGCTTTGGAGCTGACAATTATTGGCGGGAGGCAGCGGCAATgtga
- the RNR1 gene encoding ribonucleotide-diphosphate reductase subunit, whose translation MYVYKRDGHKEPVRFDKITARVQRLCYGLDTEHVDAVAITQRVISGVYQGVTTIELDNLAAETAAYMTTIHPDYAILAARIAVSNLHKQTTKQFSQVAKILWEYVNPKTGLHSPMISKETYDIICEHENELNSAIVYDRDFNYNYFGFKTLERSYLLRVNGKVAERPQHLLMRVAVGIHGKDIERVIETYNLMSQRYFTHGSPTLFNAGTPSPQMSSCFLVAMKEDSIDGIYDTLKTCALISKSAGGIGLHIHNIRGTGAYIAGTNGTSNGIIPMVRVFNNTARYVDQGGNKRPGAFALYLEPWHSDIFDFIDIRKNHGKEEIRARDLFPALWIPDLFMKRVESNGDWTLFSPNEAPGLADCYGDEFVALYEKYEKEGRGRSTIKAQKLWYSILEAQTETGTPFMLYKDACNQKTNQKNLGIIKSSNLCCEIVEYSSPEEVAVCNLASIALPSFVQKDTTSCWYDFDKLHEVTKVVTRNLNRIIDRNYYPVEEARRSNFKNRPIALGVQGLADAFMSLRLPFDSQEAKELNIQIFETIYHAAVEASIELAAEEGPYETYEGSPASKGLLQYDLWGRKPTELWDWDTLKQKMAKHGLRNSLLVAPMPTASTSQILGNNECFEPYTSNIYSRRVLAGEFQIVNPHMLKDLVDLGIWNDAMKNNIIANNGSIQSLPNVPDEIKALYKTVWEISQKHIIDMAADRAAFIDQSQSLNIHIKDPTMGKLTSMHFYGWKKGLKTGMYYLRTQAAAAAIQFTIDKNAVGEAGKTVALLEKLNQRKYLPKRLTGESQTPSPNVTSVSEENARAVSTEPSSLENSVAELHIGEKAEEKKGEEKQDGEESDIYSSQVIACAINNPESCTMCSG comes from the coding sequence ATGTACGTCTACAAGAGAGACGGCCACAAGGAGCCCGTGCGCTTCGACAAAATCACCGCCAGAGTGCAGAGGTTGTGCTACGGCTTGGACACGGAGCATGTCGATGCCGTTGCCATCACCCAGAGAGTGATCTCGGGAGTCTACCAAGGAGTTACCACCATCGAGTTGGACAACTTGGCTGCTGAGACCGCCGCCTACATGACGACCATCCACCCAGACTATGCGATTTTGGCTGCCAGAATAGCGGTGTCGAACTTGCACAAGCAGACCACCAAGCAGTTCTCCCAGGTGGCCAAGATCTTGTGGGAGTACGTCAACCCAAAGACCGGCTTGCACTCGCCCATGATTTCCAAAGAGACTTATGACATCATCTGTGAGCACGAGAACGAGTTGAACTCGGCCATAGTCTACGACAGAGACTTCAACTACAATTACTTCGGCTTCAAGACCTTGGAGAGGTCCTACTTGCTTAGAGTGAATGGGAAAGTTGCCGAAAGACCCCAGCACTTGCTCATGAGAGTTGCAGTTGGTATTCATGGCAAAGACATTGAGCGTGTCATCGAGACGTACAATTTGATGTCCCAGAGATACTTCACCCACGGTTCTCCAACTTTGTTCAACGCTGGTACTCCTAGCCCCCAGATGTCCTCTTGTTTCCTTGTTGCCATGAAGGAGGACTCCATCGATGGTATCTACGACACGTTGAAGACGTGTGCCTTGATTTCTAAGAGTGCTGGTGGTATCGGTTTGCACATCCACAACATCAGAGGCACTGGTGCTTACATTGCTGGAACAAACGGTACTTCCAACGGTATTATCCCCATGGTGCGTGTGTTCAACAACACTGCCCGTTACGTCGATCAGGGTGGTAACAAGAGACCTGGTGCCTTTGCTCTCTACTTGGAGCCATGGCACTCAGACATCTTTGACTTCATCGACATCAGAAAGAACCACGGTAAAGAAGAGATTAGAGCTAGAGACTTGTTCCCTGCTCTTTGGATCCCAGACTTGTTCATGAAGAGAGTCGAGCTGAATGGCGACTGGACTTTGTTTTCTCCTAACGAAGCTCCTGGCTTGGCTGACTGCTACGGTGACGAGTTCGTTGCCTTGTATGAAAAGTACGAAAAGGAAGGCCGTGGAAGGTCCACCATCAAGGCCCAGAAGCTTTGGTACTCCATCTTGGAGGCCCAGACCGAGACCGGTACTCCATTCATGTTGTACAAGGATGCCTGCAATCAAAAGACTAACCAGAAGAACTTGGGTATTATCAAGTCCTCCAACTTGTGTTGCGAGATTGTCGAGTATTCTTCTCCAGAGGAGGTTGCCGTGTGTAACTTGGCCTCTATTGCCTTGCCTTCTTTCGTCCAGAAGGACACCACTTCTTGCTGGTACGACTTTGACAAGTTGCACGAGGTGACCAAGGTTGTCACGAGAAACTTGAACAGAATTATTGACCGTAACTACTATCCAGTTGAGGAGGCCAGAAGatccaacttcaagaacagaCCTATTGCGCTCGGTGTGCAAGGTCTCGCCGACGCGTTCATGAGCTTGAGATTGCCATTTGACTCGCAAGAAGCCAAGGAGTTGAACATCCAGATCTTCGAGACCATCTACCACGCTGCCGTCGAAGCTTCTATCGAGTTGGCAGCTGAGGAAGGTCCTTACGAGACCTATGAGGGATCTCCAGCATCCAAGGGCTTGTTGCAGTATGACTTGTGGGGCAGAAAGCCCACTGAGTTGTGGGATTGGGACACcttgaagcagaagatgGCCAAGCACGGACTCAGAAACTCGTTGCTCGTGGCACCAATGCCTACGGCATCTACTTCTCAAATCTTGGGTAACAACGAGTGTTTCGAGCCATACACCTCGAACATTTACTCGAGAAGAGTGCTTGCCGGTGAGTTCCAGATCGTCAACCCTCACATGTTGAAGGACTTGGTTGACTTGGGTATCTGGAACGATGCTATGAAGAACAACATTATTGCCAACAACGGGTCGATCCAGTCGTTGCCCAACGTGCCGGACGAGATCAAGGCATTGTACAAGACGGTGTGGGAGATCTCGCAGAAGCACATCATTGACATGGCAGCAGACAGAGCCGCGTTCATTGACCAGTCACAGTCGTTGAACATCCACATCAAGGACCCTACCATGGGTAAGTTGACGTCGATGCACTTCTACGGATGGAAGAAGGGATTGAAGACAGGGATGTACTACTTGAGAACACAGGCGGCGGCAGCGGCCATCCAGTTCACCATCGACAAGAACGCTGTTGGCGAGGCCGGAAAGACGGTTGCCCTCTTAGAGAAGTTGAACCAGAGAAAGTACCTTCCGAAGAGGCTTACAGGAGAGTCGCAGACCCCACTGCCCAACGTGACGAGTGTCAGCGAGGAGAACGCGCGTGCGGTGTCGACGGAGCCCTCATCGTTGGAGAAT
- a CDS encoding zinc-binding dehydrogenase yields MPATQTAYGFERGKRKIQRWDNCPIPTPGANEVLLKIEAAGICHSDIHILMSQSPPMDRMVMGHEVCGTIAEVGSALTDDPRYEVGQRCALLIGMACGVCVDCRNGKDNQCSRARGGFGIFSDGGFQSYLVVKEVRCLLPIPDNVTFAQAASASDAILTPFHAIKKVRHVLNPTAKVLVFGAGGLGLNALQILRTYGCHIVSIDKKASNKELALQSGASEFYTSADDVDEDSESFDVCFDFVGYQATANGCVEYVKANGHIVVVGMGNSKLMLPNYNLARRDVTVYYNFGGTSSEQMEIMEWISRAC; encoded by the coding sequence ATGCCAGCGACTCAGACGGCTTACGGCTTCGAGAGgggaaaaagaaagattcaGCGCTGGGACAACTGTCCCATTCCAACCCCCGGCGCCAACGAGGTATTGCTCAAGATCGAGGCAGCAGGAATCTGCCACTCAGACATCCACATTCTCATGTCTCAATCGCCACCAATGGACAGAATGGTGATGGGTCACGAGGTATGTGGAACAATTGCCGAGGTAGGACTGGCTCTCACCGACGACCCAAGGTACGAGGTTGGCCAAAGGTGTGCTTTGCTTATTGGCATGGCGTGTGGAGTCTGTGTGGATTGTCGAAACGGAAAAGACAACCAGTGCTCGAGAGCTCGGGGCGGGTTTGGCATCTTCAGCGACGGCGGGTTCCAGTCGTACCTTGTGGTGAAGGAGGTGAGGTGCTTGCTTCCAATTCCAGACAACGTTACATTTGCCCAGGCTGCGCTGGCGTCGGACGCCATTCTTACACCGTTCCATGCAATCAAGAAAGTTCGTCATGTGCTCAATCCAACGGCCAAAGTGTTGGTGTTTGGTGCTGGCGGGCTTGGACTCAACGCTCTTCAGATCTTGAGGACTTATGGCTGCCACATTGTCTCCATAGACAAAAAAGCGTCCAATAAAGAGCTTGCGTTGCAGTCTGGCGCCAGCGAATTCTACACCAGCGcagatgatgttgatgaagactCGGAGTCGTTCGATGTATGTTTCGATTTTGTCGGTTACCAGGCTACTGCCAACGGGTGTGTGGAATATGTGAAAGCCAACGGACatattgttgttgtcgGCATGGGCAACTCGAAGTTGATGTTGCCTAACTATAACTTGGCGAGGCGTGATGTGACAGTCTACTACAACTTTGGCGGTACGTCGCTGGAACAGATGGAGATCATGGAGTGGATCTCACGGGCGTGTTGA